A window from Oreochromis aureus strain Israel breed Guangdong linkage group 16, ZZ_aureus, whole genome shotgun sequence encodes these proteins:
- the LOC116325919 gene encoding olfactory receptor 6N2-like has product MDEMNDKFNVTYITFVGHVELNKYRFLYFAIMFTAYILILCSNSTILCLIWIKKSLHEPMYIFIAGLLLNSVMFSTNIYPELLIDFLSDKQITTHSLCSFQAFIYYSLTGSEFFLLAAMAYDRYVSICKPLQYTSIMKKTTIIILLGLAWLLPACQLVPSVVMSQSYKICNFTLNGIFCNNAISKLYCDTSRTTYIIYGVFILLNTIFLPLLFILFTYTKIFIICYRSCREVRKKAAQTCLPHLLILVSFSCFCSYDIIIARLEMNLPNVARFILTLQVVLYHPLFNPIVYGLKMKEISKHLKKLFCEGKLNIWQSSC; this is encoded by the coding sequence ATGGACGAAATGAATGATAAATTTAATGTGACATATATAACTTTTGTTGGGCATGTTGAATTGAACAAATAcagatttttgtattttgccATTATGTTTACAGCATATATTCTAATACTTTGCAGCAATTCAACTATATTGTGTCTCATTTGGATTAAGAAAAGCCTGCATGAGCctatgtatatttttattgcaGGCTTGTTACTGAACTCAGTTATGTTTAGTACTAATATCTACCCAGAACTTTTGATTGACTTTTTATCAGACAAGCAAATCACAACTCATTCACTATGCAGTTTTcaagcatttatttattattctctAACAGGATCAGAGTTCTTTCTGTTAGCAGCTATGGCATATGACAGGTATGTGTCTATATGCAAACCACTGCAATATACATCcatcatgaaaaaaacaactatcaTAATTTTACTAGGTTTAGCTTGGCTTCTGCCTGCTTGTCAGCTTGTGCCATCAGTTGTAATGAGTCAAAGTTATAAAATTTGCAATTTCACTTTGAATGGAATCTTTTGTAATAATGCAATTTCCAAGCTTTATTGTGACACCTCAAGAACAACATATATCATATATGGTGTGTTTATTCTACTTAACACCATATTTCTTCCTTTGCTTTTCATACTTTTTACatacacaaaaatatttataatatgCTATCGAAGCTGCAGGGAGGTCAGGAAAAAAGCTGCACAGACCTGTTTACCTCACTTGCTCATTTTAGTCAGCTTCTCATGTTTCTGTTCGTATGATATAATTATAGCTCGACTAGAAATGAATTTGCCAAATGTTGCACGTTTTATATTGACCTTGCAAGTGGTTTTATATCATCCTCTCTTTAATCCAATTGTTTATGGactcaaaatgaaagaaatctctAAACACCTTAAGAAATTGTTCTGTGAAGGAAAACTCAACATCTGGCAAAGCTCATGTTGA
- the LOC116317814 gene encoding olfactory receptor 2AT4-like: MNPGLNMTYLILGGHVEVQKYRYLYFFILFTAYILIICCNTSIIYLTVIHKSLHEPMYIFIAALLLNSLFFSTNIYPKLLLDFVSEKQIISYPVCLFQVFMFYSLSCSEFLLLSAMAYDRYVSICKPLQYPTIMRKITVVFLLVLAWLLPACQVAVPIILNINNKLCNFTLKGIFCNNSLIQLYCVMSRALSVYGAFVLLNTGLFPMLFIIFTYTKIILTVYRSSGEVKKKAAQTCLPHLLVLINYSCLITYDMIIARMESDFSKTARFVMTVQIITYNPLFNPIIYGLKMKEISKHLQRLLCQSKLT; encoded by the coding sequence atgaatccTGGATTAAATATGACATATCTAATTCTTGGTGGACATGTGGAAGTGCAGAAATACagatatctttatttttttattctgttcacGGCATATATTCTAATAATTTGCTGTAATACCTCTATCATATACCTCACTGTTATTCACAAAAGCTTGCATGAGCCCATGTACATTTTCATTGCAGCTTTGTTATTaaattccctttttttcagCACTAATATTTATCCAAAGCTTTTGCTTGATTTCGTATCTGAAAAACAGATCATATCTTATCCAGTCTGTCTCTTtcaagtttttatgttttactctTTAAGCTGCTCAGAGTTCTTATTGTTGTCAGCCATGGCCTATGACAGATATGTGTCTATATGCAAACCTCTGCAATATCCAACAATAATGAGAAAAATAACTGTCGTTTTTCTACTGGTATTAGCTTGGCTTTTGCCTGCTTGTCAAGTTGCAGTTCCGATCATACTAAATATTAATAACAAACTCTGTAACTTTACCTTGAAAGGCATTTTTTGTAATAATTCACTCATCCAGCTTTACTGTGTGATGTCAAGAGCTCTCTCTGTATATGGTGCATTTGTTTTATTGAATACCGGACTTTTTCCGAtgctgttcataatttttacaTACACTAAGATAATTCTAACTGTTTATCGGAGCTCTGGAGAAGTCAAGAAAAAAGCTGCACAGACCTGTTTACCACACCtgcttgttttaatcaactATTCCTGTTTGATAACTTATGATATGATTATAGCTAGGATggaatcagatttttcaaaaacTGCACGTTTTGTAATGACAGTCCAAATAATAACATATAATCCTCTCTTCAATCCAATTATTTATGGactaaagatgaaagaaatttCTAAACATCTCCAGAGGTTGTTGTGTCAAAGCAAACTCACCTag